One window of Quercus robur chromosome 5, dhQueRobu3.1, whole genome shotgun sequence genomic DNA carries:
- the LOC126727388 gene encoding equilibrative nucleotide transporter 3-like, translating into MTIVDKSEPQTRLQGKYKAVAVCWILGLGSLMSWNSMLTIGDYYYKLFPLYHPSRVLTLVYEPFAIVTMAVLAYNESKIDTRLRNLIGYSLFFASTVMLIVLDLATSGKGGVGPYIGICAIVGCFGVADANVEGGMIGDLSFMHPELIQSFLAGLAASGTLTSVMRIVTKAAFEKSENGLRKGAMLFLAISAFFEFLCVILYAYFFPKLPIVKYYRSKAASEGSKTVSADLAAAGIQVEADQEAEGNANHHERLSNKQLFFENIDYAIDLFLIYVLTLSIFPGFLYENTGTHQLGSWYPLVLIAMYSVWDFLSRYIPLLQCLKMESRRSLMIATLSRFLLIPAFYFTAKYGDQGWMIMLVSFLGLSNGYLIVCVLTVAPKGYKGPEQNALGNLLVLCLLGGIFAGVALDWLWIIGHGSF; encoded by the exons ATGACTATTGTTGATAAAAGTGAGCCTCAAACAAGACTTCAG GGAAAATATAAAGCAGTGGCAGTTTGCTGGATTCTTGGACTGGGGTCCCTTATGTCATGGAACAGTATGTTGACTATAGGAGATTACTACTACAAGTTGTTCCCA CTATACCACCCTTCAAGGGTACTTACCCTCGTTTATGAACCATTTGCAATTGTGACAATGGCAGTACTTGCCTACAATGAGTCAAAGATTGATACTAGATTGCGGAATTTGATTGGATACTCTCTCTTCTTTGCAAGTACTGTGATGCTCATAGTA TTGGATTTAGCAACATCTGGGAAAGGAGGAGTTGGTCCTTATATTGGTATATGTGCAATTGTTGGTTGCTTTGGAGTTGCAGATGCCAATGTTGAAGGTGGAATGATTGGA G ACCTATCTTTCATGCACCCAGAACTCATTCAG TCCTTCCTTGCTGGCTTGGCTGCATCAGGGACTCTAACATCAGTTATGAGAATAGTAACAAAAGCTGCCTTTGAGAAATCTGAAAATGGTCTTCGCAAGGGGGCGA TGTTATTCCTAGCAATCTCAGCGTTCTTTGAGTTTCTCTGTGTTATTCTCTATGCCTATTTCTTCCCTAAACTGCCAATAGTGAAGTACTACCGGTCAAAGGCAGCATCTGAAGGATCAAAAACAGTATCAGCTGACCTTGCTGCCGCTGGAATCCAAGTGGAAGCAGACCAAGAA GCAGAAGGGAATGCTAATCACCATGAGAGATTGAGCAATAAGCAATTATTCTTTGAGAACATTGATTATGCAATTGACCTGTTCCTGATATATGTCCTGACACTGTCAATTTTCCCTGGTTTCTTATATGAAAATACAGGAACACACCAGTTGGGGTCATG GTACCCACTAGTTCTGATTGCAATGTATAGTGTCTGGGATTTCCTATCAAGATACATTCCTCTTTTGCAATGCCTAAAGATGGAATCTAGAAGGAGCCTTATGATTGCAACTCTTTCTCGGTTCTTACTTATCCCGGCTTTCTACTTCACAGCAAAATATGGTGACCAAGGATGGATGATCATGCTCGTATCCTTCTTGGGACTATCCAATGGTTATCTTATTGTCTGTGTCCTCACAGTAGCACCCAAAGGCTACAAG ggACCTGAGCAAAATGCCTTGGGTAATTTGCTTGTGTTGTGTCTTCTAGGTGGTATATTTGCAGGAGTTGCTCTTGATTGGTTGTGGATAATAGGTCATGGAAGCTTTTAA
- the LOC126727387 gene encoding uncharacterized protein LOC126727387, which yields MTSSYQATELESGTTDSVASSPRGDDPHTRVRFMCSFGGKILPRPHDNQLRYVGGDTRIVAVHRATNYSTLLTRLSKLSGTTNVTVKYQLPNEDLDALISVTTDEDVENMLDEYDRFAQNQNPRSARLRLFLFRNSDHDSSRTSSISSANRDHWFLDALNHGGSDMGLERGRSEASSIVSELPDYLFGLDYSEETQTPTRDPKIRTRQLETVSNSDPGSPAPVVSSPFYSTSSVPSVQAMLNLQPVKTKPDSPEPVVEPKENQVEVETGESVIPQPTGYPGNQVIHYISDPHYPAQAVQHVPVYYIPGQVQPGNVPVQTVHMQAPYVPQYPIGAGQIPVGYHHPGVGQVYGGGMRPITTSFDSYDVTGRMVSDGVNQQAFYGVKNPGIVPMYSGMMVPGGEDLQGIGSEVRPSRASQ from the exons ATGACTTCATCATACCAAGCAACTGAGCTAGAATCAGGTACAACCGACTCCGTTGCCTCCTCGCCTCGTGGAGATGATCCGCATACACGTGTACGGTTCATGTGCAGCTTCGGCGGCAAGATCTTACCACGACCGCACGATAACCAACTCCGCTACGTTGGCGGCGATACACGCATCGTTGCTGTACACCGCGCCACAAACTATTCCACCCTCCTCACCAGGCTCTCTAAGCTCTCAG GTACAACAAATGTAACTGTGAAGTACCAGCTTCCGAACGAGGATCTTGATGCGTTGATTTCTGTTACAACGGACGAGGATGTTGAGAACATGTTGGATGAGTACGACCGGTTCGCACAGAATCAAAACCCAAGGTCGGCTCGGCTTAGGCTATTTTTGTTTCGTAACAGTGACCATGATTCTAGTCGAACCAGTAGTATCAGCTCGGCTAATCGTGACCATTGGTTTCTCGATGCTCTCAATCATGGCGGCTCGGACATGGGTCTAGAGCGTGGACGATCCGAAGCCTCTTCTATTGTTTCTGAATTGCCTGATTATCTATTCGGGTTAGATTATTCTGAAGAGACCCAAACCCCAACCCGTGACCCGAAAATAAGGACCCGGCAGCTTGAAACAGTGTCGAATTCGGATCCGGGTTCTCCTGCTCCGGTTGTGAGTTCACCCTTTTATTCAACATCATCTGTTCCTTCTGTTCAAGCCATGCTTAATCTTCAACCTGTCAAGACCAAGCCCGATAGCCCGGAACCGGTTGTGGAACCAAAAGAGAATCAAGTTGAGGTGGAGACGGGTGAATCGGTTATACCACAACCAACCGGGTACCCGGGAAACCAAGTAATTCATTACATTTCAGATCCTCATTATCCGGCTCAAGCGGTACAACATGTACCTGTTTATTACATTCCGGGTCAAGTGCAACCCGGGAATGTTCCTGTTCAAACCGTTCATATGCAGGCCCCATATGTTCCGCAATACCCGATTGGGGCGGGTCAAATTCCAGTTGGGTACCATCATCCGGGTGTGGGTCAAGTATATGGCGGAGGGATGAGGCCAATTACGACATCGTTTGACTCGTATGATGTTACAGGAAGAATGGTTTCCGATGGGGTGAATCAGCAAGCATTTTATGGTGTTAAAAACCCGGGTATAGTTCCAATGTATTCGGGCATGATGGTACCGGGTGGGGAAGATTTGCAAGGCATCGGGTCGGAGGTGAGGCCAAGTCGGGCCTCCCAGTAG